From a region of the Butyrivibrio sp. AE3004 genome:
- a CDS encoding hemolysin family protein, translating to MDDGGPTATAFILIFVFMILIDMLCYGFGAAIENLKPDDLKLGGDKDDDKESPLLLREKKTAKKLDEILEFPGKYINTIQLLTLLINMILGVIYIRILSSITNGLIGGLFQNSAVSQILSYVIAVLILMYVVLTIGVLIPRKLGTRYPEKWAYFGVGAITLIIRFFSPFTGLIRLTAMGILRIFGFHWDADDNDVTEEEIKSMVSEGQEQGVLQDSEADMISNIFEFSDKQAQDIMTNRNAMVCIDGNTTLKEAVDFMLNMNNSRFPVYLDNIDHIIGILHIRDAMKKLSEHTDDDTPLRKTRGLLRSPRNVPETRNIDSLFHDMQKSKTQMVIVIDEYGQTAGLVSMEDIIEEIVGNIMDEYDKDEDYIEATSNEDEFIIEGKTPLEDLEDRFGIEFDDANFETVNGLLISKLDRIPKEGEEFTAEIGGYSFKILSVKNHMIQSVLVKRITENKSEKTGDDQENTEI from the coding sequence GCTTGGCGGCGATAAAGATGATGATAAAGAATCACCGCTTTTACTTAGAGAAAAGAAGACAGCAAAAAAGCTGGATGAAATCCTGGAGTTTCCCGGAAAATACATAAATACGATTCAGCTTCTGACTCTTCTTATAAATATGATCCTCGGTGTGATCTATATCAGGATTTTAAGCAGTATCACTAATGGTCTCATAGGCGGCCTTTTCCAAAATAGTGCTGTATCACAGATATTGTCATATGTAATTGCTGTTCTGATTCTTATGTACGTTGTCCTTACCATAGGTGTTTTGATTCCTAGAAAGCTTGGGACAAGATACCCTGAGAAATGGGCGTATTTCGGTGTTGGAGCCATTACACTTATAATCAGATTTTTCAGTCCGTTTACAGGTCTTATCAGATTAACGGCCATGGGAATTTTAAGGATTTTTGGCTTTCATTGGGATGCTGATGACAATGATGTAACTGAAGAAGAGATAAAATCCATGGTATCGGAAGGTCAGGAACAGGGTGTTTTGCAGGATTCGGAAGCAGATATGATTTCCAACATATTTGAGTTCTCCGATAAACAGGCACAGGACATTATGACCAACAGAAATGCTATGGTATGTATTGATGGCAATACCACGCTGAAGGAAGCTGTTGATTTTATGCTTAATATGAATAACAGCAGATTTCCTGTATATCTTGATAATATAGACCATATTATCGGTATACTTCATATAAGAGATGCCATGAAAAAGCTTTCAGAGCATACTGATGATGATACGCCTTTAAGGAAGACCAGAGGTCTTTTAAGATCACCGAGAAATGTTCCGGAGACAAGAAATATAGACAGCCTTTTTCATGATATGCAAAAGTCCAAGACTCAGATGGTTATAGTTATCGATGAGTACGGACAAACCGCAGGTCTCGTCTCAATGGAAGATATCATTGAAGAGATTGTTGGAAATATTATGGATGAATATGATAAGGATGAGGACTACATAGAGGCAACATCCAATGAAGATGAGTTCATAATAGAAGGAAAAACACCTCTTGAGGATCTAGAGGACAGATTTGGAATAGAGTTTGATGATGCAAACTTTGAAACAGTCAACGGACTTCTTATTTCAAAACTCGACAGAATTCCGAAGGAGGGGGAAGAATTTACTGCTGAGATCGGAGGTTATTCCTTCAAGATTCTTTCAGTAAAAAATCACATGATCCAAAGCGTTCTGGTTAAAAGAATCACGGAAAACAAATCCGAAAAAACCGGAGACGATCAGGAAAATACAGAAATTTAA
- a CDS encoding YebC/PmpR family DNA-binding transcriptional regulator, which yields MSGHSKFANIKHKKEKNDAAKGKIFTVIGREIAVAVKEGGPDPSNNFKLAQVIAKAKANNMPNDTIERGIKKAAGADGSVDYQNLTYEGYGPGGTAIIVDTLTDNTNRTAANVRAAFSKGNGNIGTQGCVSYMFDKKGQILIDKEECSMGADDLMMLVLDAGADDFNEEEDSYEILTTPEAFQGVVEALENEKIATVSAEITMIPQNYVEVTDEENVKRIQRILDILEEDDDVQAVYHNWDDSSVE from the coding sequence ATGTCAGGACATTCAAAATTTGCTAACATTAAGCATAAGAAGGAGAAAAACGATGCTGCGAAAGGTAAGATCTTCACAGTAATCGGACGTGAGATTGCGGTAGCAGTTAAGGAAGGCGGTCCTGATCCGTCCAATAACTTTAAGCTTGCTCAGGTTATTGCAAAAGCAAAGGCTAACAATATGCCTAATGACACAATCGAGCGTGGTATTAAGAAGGCTGCAGGTGCTGATGGCAGTGTTGATTATCAGAATCTTACATATGAAGGATATGGTCCGGGCGGTACCGCTATTATCGTTGACACACTTACAGATAATACAAACCGTACAGCTGCAAATGTAAGAGCCGCTTTTTCAAAGGGCAACGGCAATATCGGTACACAGGGCTGCGTATCATACATGTTTGATAAAAAGGGTCAGATTCTTATCGATAAGGAAGAGTGCTCAATGGGTGCTGACGACCTTATGATGCTTGTACTTGATGCTGGTGCAGATGATTTCAATGAGGAAGAGGACAGCTACGAAATTCTTACAACTCCCGAGGCATTCCAGGGTGTTGTTGAAGCACTTGAGAATGAGAAGATTGCAACAGTATCTGCTGAGATTACAATGATTCCTCAGAATTATGTTGAAGTTACTGATGAGGAAAATGTTAAGCGCATTCAGAGAATTCTTGATATTCTTGAAGAAGATGATGATGTTCAGGCTGTTTATCACAACTGGGATGACAGCTCTGTAGAATAA
- a CDS encoding insulinase family protein, which yields MRVEELNTYEVLEHRRIEDLNSDSYIVRHKKTGARVALLANDDNNKVFYIGFRTPPKDSTGVAHIIEHTVLCGSREFPIKDPFVELVKGSLNTFINAMTYPDKTVYPVASCNDADFQNLMHVYLDAVFYPNIYNTDKIFKQEGWHYEMDSADDELKINGVVYNEMKGAFSSADEVVARQIRKSLFPDTTYGKESGGDPDEIYNLTYDEYLDFHRKYYHPSNSYIYLYGDMDMAEKLKYIDEKYLSHFDSIHVNSEIGLQTPFEKQKTVCCKYPIMNEESEKDNTYLTLNYSVGSSLDAKFYIAFDILDYALCSAPGAPIKKALIDKGIGSEVFSDYDNGIIQPVFSIVAKNANPEQKDEFLKTIEDVLKNQVKNGIDKKALLAGINADEFKYREADFGRFPKGLLYGLQVMDSWLYDDTKPWINIEANATFAELKKEVDTGYFERLIEKYLLNNTHSTVLIMEPEKGLTEKKDEELCRKLQKYKEALSDEEISAIVRETAELKEYQEEPDNPEDLAKIPLLTRDDIKKEAEKFINEERYAGKQKILFHNIFTNEIGYINFVFDMKNVPDRLLPYTPLLKLLLGLMDTENYSYTDLYNEINLQTGGINASISTYTDSGDVKKFTTTFEVAAKALYLQLDKAFDLVTEILLKTRFEDEKRLLEILDETCSRLRSELAGAGHHSAALRALSYVSEAAKISDMVSGIGGYRMLEEVREKLADNKATAHEIAGNMKELCEIIFRPENLLVDYTASEKEYDGFEEKVISFANKLHTEEINTTGFKVECNKENEGFQTAGQVQYVCRAGNYASKGLKYDGALRVLKVMLGYDYLWKNIRVLGGAYGCMSGFSKNGDSYFVTYRDPHLSRSIDVFKEASEYIKNFDADERTINQFVIGAISDLDTPKTPSTKGAYGLTAYLCKANMKDIQKDRDSLLATDLEKIRSLSAYVDAFMEDECLCVVGDGNKIVQSKDLFGKVEQLIYAGKSE from the coding sequence ATGAGAGTTGAAGAGCTTAATACATATGAAGTATTGGAGCATAGAAGAATAGAGGACCTTAATTCAGACAGTTATATTGTCAGACATAAAAAGACAGGTGCCAGAGTTGCACTGCTTGCGAATGATGATAATAATAAGGTTTTTTACATTGGATTCAGAACTCCACCCAAGGATTCCACCGGAGTTGCACATATAATTGAACATACTGTACTTTGCGGATCACGGGAATTTCCTATAAAAGATCCTTTTGTTGAACTGGTTAAAGGATCGCTCAATACATTTATCAATGCCATGACATATCCGGATAAAACCGTTTATCCGGTTGCGAGCTGTAATGATGCGGATTTCCAGAATCTTATGCATGTTTATCTGGATGCCGTTTTTTATCCCAATATCTATAACACGGATAAGATTTTTAAGCAGGAAGGCTGGCATTACGAAATGGACAGCGCCGATGACGAATTGAAGATCAATGGTGTTGTTTATAACGAAATGAAGGGCGCATTTTCTTCAGCTGATGAGGTAGTTGCAAGACAAATAAGAAAATCTCTCTTTCCTGATACAACCTATGGAAAAGAATCCGGCGGAGATCCTGATGAAATATATAATCTGACTTACGATGAATATCTTGATTTTCACAGGAAATATTATCATCCCTCAAACAGCTATATCTATCTTTACGGAGATATGGATATGGCAGAAAAACTTAAATATATTGATGAAAAATATTTGTCTCATTTTGATTCCATTCATGTGAATTCCGAAATCGGACTTCAAACTCCGTTTGAGAAGCAAAAAACAGTTTGCTGTAAGTATCCGATCATGAATGAGGAATCGGAAAAAGATAATACATACCTTACTTTAAATTATTCTGTCGGAAGCAGTCTTGATGCGAAATTCTATATAGCTTTTGATATTTTGGATTACGCACTTTGTTCGGCGCCCGGAGCTCCGATAAAGAAGGCACTTATTGATAAGGGAATCGGAAGCGAAGTATTCAGTGATTATGACAATGGAATAATTCAGCCTGTCTTTTCAATAGTTGCTAAAAATGCCAACCCGGAGCAAAAAGACGAATTTTTAAAAACGATAGAAGATGTTCTGAAAAATCAGGTAAAGAACGGCATTGATAAAAAGGCACTTCTTGCCGGGATAAATGCTGATGAATTTAAGTACAGAGAAGCTGATTTCGGAAGATTTCCTAAGGGACTTCTTTATGGATTACAGGTTATGGACAGCTGGTTGTATGATGATACAAAGCCGTGGATAAACATAGAAGCAAATGCTACATTTGCAGAGTTGAAAAAAGAAGTAGATACAGGATATTTTGAAAGGCTTATAGAGAAATATCTTCTGAATAATACGCACAGCACAGTTCTGATAATGGAACCTGAAAAAGGTTTAACAGAGAAAAAGGATGAAGAACTCTGCCGGAAACTTCAGAAATATAAAGAAGCATTAAGTGATGAAGAAATTTCCGCGATAGTGAGAGAAACAGCTGAACTTAAAGAATATCAGGAGGAACCTGACAATCCTGAGGATCTTGCAAAAATACCGCTTCTTACAAGAGATGATATAAAGAAAGAAGCTGAAAAATTCATTAACGAAGAAAGATATGCCGGTAAACAAAAGATTCTGTTCCACAATATCTTTACAAATGAAATCGGTTATATAAATTTTGTTTTTGACATGAAAAATGTTCCGGACAGACTTCTTCCGTATACACCTCTTTTGAAGCTGCTACTCGGACTTATGGATACAGAGAACTATTCATATACTGATCTTTATAATGAGATAAATCTTCAGACCGGTGGAATAAATGCATCAATAAGTACATACACCGATTCAGGTGATGTTAAAAAGTTTACAACCACCTTTGAGGTTGCAGCAAAGGCATTATATTTGCAGCTTGATAAGGCATTTGATCTTGTTACGGAAATTTTATTAAAGACCAGGTTTGAGGATGAGAAAAGACTTTTGGAAATTCTCGATGAAACCTGTAGCAGACTTCGCTCCGAGCTTGCAGGTGCAGGACATCACAGTGCAGCACTTCGTGCGCTTTCATATGTGTCGGAGGCTGCTAAGATTTCTGATATGGTATCAGGCATCGGTGGATACAGAATGCTTGAAGAGGTGAGGGAAAAGCTTGCTGATAATAAAGCAACAGCACATGAAATTGCCGGTAATATGAAAGAGTTATGTGAAATTATTTTCAGACCGGAGAATCTTCTTGTTGACTATACTGCATCAGAGAAAGAGTATGACGGATTTGAAGAAAAGGTAATTTCATTTGCAAATAAGCTCCATACTGAGGAAATAAATACAACCGGATTTAAAGTGGAGTGCAATAAGGAAAATGAAGGCTTCCAGACAGCAGGACAGGTGCAGTACGTTTGCAGAGCAGGCAATTATGCTTCGAAGGGATTAAAGTATGATGGTGCATTAAGAGTGCTTAAGGTGATGCTTGGATATGATTATTTATGGAAAAACATCCGTGTACTTGGAGGTGCTTACGGCTGCATGAGCGGCTTTTCCAAAAACGGCGATTCATACTTTGTTACTTACAGGGATCCACATCTTTCAAGAAGTATTGATGTCTTTAAGGAAGCATCGGAATATATCAAGAACTTTGACGCTGATGAGAGAACAATTAATCAGTTTGTTATCGGTGCGATCAGTGATCTTGATACACCCAAAACACCTTCAACAAAGGGCGCTTACGGACTTACTGCTTATCTTTGCAAAGCAAATATGAAAGATATTCAAAAGGACAGAGATTCGCTCCTTGCTACCGATCTTGAAAAGATAAGAAGTCTTTCAGCATACGTGGATGCATTTATGGAAGATGAATGTCTGTGTGTTGTAGGCGATGGCAATAAGATTGTACAAAGCAAGGATTTATTTGGGAAAGTGGAGCAGCTTATTTATGCAGGAAAATCTGAATGA
- the era gene encoding GTPase Era: MQENLNDRNLSLKCGYVTLIGRPNVGKSTLMNHLIGQKIAITSHKPQTTRGRIQTVYTDDRGQIVFLDTPGIHESKNKLGEYMVNVATKTMEEVDLILWLVEPSTFIGDGEHMIIDQLRECGKQVILVINKIDTVSADDLQSFIDAYKKEMDYADIVTVSALKSNNLDELMQKMFDRLPYGDPFYDDETLTDQSERDIVSEIIREKALRLLSDEVPHGIAVTVETMKTRKTRKQTAPVKKKKSKHVHPPKKGKSESNNDLEAMLAALKGGATDAADVSDETQIMDIEASIICERDSHKGIIIGKGGSMLKEIGSQARGDIENMVGCKVNLQLFVKVRKDWRNDTVQMKNFGYKNTK, encoded by the coding sequence ATGCAGGAAAATCTGAATGATAGAAATTTAAGTTTAAAATGCGGCTATGTTACTCTTATAGGAAGACCGAATGTAGGAAAATCTACACTGATGAATCATCTGATAGGTCAAAAGATTGCTATTACTTCTCATAAACCACAAACTACACGTGGAAGAATACAAACGGTTTATACAGATGATCGCGGACAGATTGTTTTTTTGGATACTCCCGGAATACATGAGTCAAAAAACAAACTTGGAGAATACATGGTCAATGTGGCAACTAAAACCATGGAAGAAGTAGATCTTATACTCTGGCTTGTTGAACCGAGCACATTTATAGGTGACGGAGAACACATGATAATCGATCAGCTGAGGGAGTGCGGTAAGCAGGTGATTCTTGTAATAAATAAGATAGATACCGTTTCCGCTGACGATTTGCAAAGCTTTATAGATGCTTATAAAAAGGAAATGGATTACGCCGACATTGTGACGGTATCCGCACTGAAAAGTAATAATCTTGATGAATTGATGCAAAAGATGTTTGACAGACTTCCTTATGGAGATCCTTTTTATGATGATGAAACTCTTACTGATCAATCTGAAAGAGATATTGTCAGTGAAATAATCCGCGAAAAGGCACTCAGGCTTCTTTCGGATGAAGTTCCTCATGGTATTGCAGTTACAGTGGAAACAATGAAAACAAGGAAAACAAGGAAACAGACTGCTCCCGTTAAAAAGAAAAAATCAAAGCATGTGCATCCTCCCAAAAAAGGAAAAAGTGAAAGCAACAATGATCTTGAAGCTATGCTTGCAGCCTTAAAAGGTGGTGCAACAGATGCTGCTGATGTTTCCGACGAGACTCAAATAATGGATATTGAAGCATCCATTATTTGTGAAAGAGATTCTCACAAAGGGATCATTATTGGTAAAGGTGGATCAATGCTTAAAGAGATTGGTTCACAGGCAAGAGGCGATATTGAAAATATGGTTGGTTGTAAGGTTAATCTTCAGCTGTTTGTAAAGGTCAGAAAAGACTGGAGAAATGACACTGTTCAAATGAAGAACTTTGGATATAAGAACACTAAGTAA
- the recO gene encoding DNA repair protein RecO, with product MVEFTTVNGIIIKRAPVGDYDFIVTILTSERGKISAFAKGSRRPGNHLSGVVEPFCFGEFKLYEGRTSYTIQEARIVNYFEFFRNDFNGSMYGMFFLELADYYSRENNDERELLKLLYQSLRALEAENFDNKLVRCVYEIKSLVINGEYPGIPTDRKYEESTAYTLEFIRTSSIGKLYSFAVTKDVLYELLHICDIYRKTFIDRKLNSLEMIQMIET from the coding sequence ATGGTTGAATTTACCACTGTAAACGGAATAATAATAAAGAGGGCTCCTGTTGGAGATTATGACTTTATTGTTACAATTCTCACTTCCGAACGTGGAAAGATTTCAGCCTTTGCTAAAGGCTCAAGACGCCCCGGAAATCATCTTTCCGGTGTTGTTGAGCCTTTTTGTTTTGGAGAATTCAAGCTCTATGAAGGCAGAACATCTTATACAATTCAGGAAGCGAGAATTGTAAACTACTTTGAATTTTTCAGAAATGATTTTAATGGTTCCATGTATGGAATGTTTTTTCTTGAACTTGCTGATTACTATTCAAGAGAAAATAATGATGAGCGTGAGCTTCTTAAGCTTTTATATCAATCACTTCGCGCTCTGGAGGCTGAGAATTTCGATAATAAACTTGTAAGATGTGTGTACGAGATAAAAAGTCTCGTAATAAATGGAGAATATCCCGGTATTCCAACGGACAGAAAGTATGAAGAATCTACTGCATATACACTTGAGTTTATAAGAACCAGCTCTATAGGAAAACTATATTCGTTTGCTGTTACAAAGGACGTACTTTATGAGCTTCTTCATATTTGTGATATATATAGGAAGACGTTCATTGATCGTAAATTAAATAGTCTTGAAATGATACAAATGATAGAAACCTGA
- a CDS encoding glycine--tRNA ligase, with translation MKANEKTMEKIIALAKGRGFIYPGSEIYGGLANTWDYGNLGVELKNNVKKAWWQKFIQESPYNVGVDCAILMNPQTWVASGHLSSFSDPLMDCKECHERFRADQLIENFAAENNITLESSVDGWSQEEMKKFIDDHNVPCPSCGKHNFTDIRQFNLMFKTFQGVTEDAKNTVYLRPETAQGIFVNFKNVQRTSRKKIPFGIGQIGKSFRNEITPGNFTFRTREFEQMELEFFCEPETDLEWFEYWRQFCIDWLKSLGMKEEEMRVRDHDKEELSFYSKATSDIEFMFPFGWGELWGIADRTNYDLSRHQEVSKEDLTYFDDTKNERYIPYVIEPSLGADRVVLAFLCGAYDEEEIAEGDVRTVLHFHPALAPVKIGVLPLSKKLNEGAEKIFAQLSKKYNCEFDDRGNIGKRYRRQDEIGTPFCVTYDFDSETDGKVTVRFRDSMEQERVAIDELEAYFADKFTF, from the coding sequence ATGAAAGCAAATGAAAAAACAATGGAAAAAATCATTGCTCTTGCAAAGGGCAGGGGCTTTATCTATCCCGGAAGTGAGATCTATGGTGGTCTTGCAAACACATGGGATTACGGTAATCTCGGTGTTGAACTTAAGAATAATGTAAAGAAGGCATGGTGGCAGAAATTTATTCAGGAGAGCCCTTACAATGTAGGTGTTGATTGCGCTATACTTATGAATCCTCAGACTTGGGTAGCTTCAGGTCACCTTTCCAGCTTCTCAGATCCTCTTATGGATTGTAAGGAGTGCCATGAGCGTTTCAGAGCTGATCAGCTTATAGAGAATTTTGCTGCTGAGAACAATATTACACTTGAATCATCTGTTGACGGATGGAGCCAGGAGGAGATGAAGAAGTTCATCGATGATCATAATGTTCCATGCCCGTCATGCGGAAAACACAACTTTACTGACATTCGTCAGTTCAACCTTATGTTCAAGACATTCCAGGGTGTTACAGAGGATGCTAAGAATACTGTATATTTAAGACCTGAAACAGCGCAGGGTATTTTTGTTAATTTCAAAAATGTTCAGCGTACATCCAGAAAGAAGATTCCTTTCGGTATTGGTCAGATTGGTAAGTCTTTCAGAAATGAGATCACACCGGGTAACTTTACTTTCAGAACAAGAGAATTCGAACAGATGGAGCTCGAGTTCTTCTGTGAGCCTGAAACAGATCTTGAGTGGTTTGAGTATTGGAGACAGTTCTGCATTGACTGGCTTAAATCTCTTGGTATGAAGGAAGAAGAAATGAGAGTAAGAGACCATGATAAGGAAGAGCTTTCATTCTATTCCAAAGCTACAAGTGATATAGAGTTCATGTTCCCGTTTGGCTGGGGTGAGCTTTGGGGAATTGCTGACAGAACCAACTATGACCTTTCAAGACATCAGGAGGTATCTAAGGAAGACCTCACATACTTTGATGATACAAAGAATGAAAGATACATTCCTTATGTTATTGAACCTTCACTCGGAGCTGACCGTGTTGTACTTGCTTTCCTTTGCGGCGCTTATGATGAAGAAGAAATTGCTGAAGGAGATGTAAGAACAGTTCTTCATTTCCATCCCGCACTTGCTCCGGTTAAGATTGGGGTCCTTCCTCTTTCCAAAAAGCTTAACGAAGGCGCTGAAAAAATCTTTGCTCAGCTTTCAAAGAAATATAACTGCGAATTTGATGACAGAGGAAATATCGGTAAGAGATACAGAAGACAGGACGAAATTGGTACTCCTTTCTGTGTAACATATGATTTTGATTCTGAGACAGACGGAAAGGTTACTGTTCGTTTCCGTGACAGTATGGAACAGGAAAGAGTTGCAATTGATGAACTTGAAGCATACTTTGCAGATAAGTTTACCTTCTGA
- the alaS gene encoding alanine--tRNA ligase, protein MKQFTANELRKAWKQFYIDRGHVDCGAVSLVSDGSTGVMFNVAGMQPLMPYLLGKKHPMGTRLCNVQGCVRTNDIDSVGDKSHGTFFEMMGSWSLGDYFKKERCQWSFELLTQLFGFDADHLAATVFAGDENAPRDEEGAKYRIESGFKPENIFYLPAEDNWWGLEYGPCGPDSEMFYVKDIPDCGPDCGPGCHCGKYTEIGNDVFMQYEKHHDGHLTPLSQKNVDTGWGLERILAFLNGVDDVYKIDLHAPVIAYIEKESGIKYEADEKTTRSMRILADHTRTSVMLIGDEAKLLPSNTGAGYILRRLIRRAVRHARTLGLNKDQILGVAKIYIDEYAESYEHLDKNRKFVLTELEREITRFESTLENGMKEFKKILDKTGAEGKKEIEGKDAFFLYDTFGFPVELTVELAGEEGFTVDEKGFADSMEEQKQKARDNQNFSANLSTGAGVFDGLDESVQVQFLGYDALDCDGSIVAMASGDALTDELKEGEQGSIITSKTTFYGTMGGQVGDTGVILGKDGSKFEVTETVHVAGGRTAHVGTVVSGSFKNSDEVSLKVDAQERAKTCRNHSATHLLQKALQEVLGDHVEQAGSYQDTDKTRFDFSHHQAMTPDEIQKVEDLVNKKIAEALPVVTEEMTMKEAKKTGAMALFGEKYGDRVRVVKMGDFSIELCGGTHVSNTSHVGMFKIVSESGVAAGVRRIEALTGDNARNYYKNVEATLNDAAKLLKANTSDVLTQIKKLQEELKALKSENESLKSKEAQAALGDVMDSVKDIKGVKLIAQSVKGVDMNGLRDLGDQLKGKLGEGVVVLVSELDGKVNLMAMATEEAISKGAHAGNLVKAIAGKVGGGGGGRPNMAQAGGKNPAGIPDAIAETEKALELQIK, encoded by the coding sequence ATGAAACAATTTACAGCAAATGAACTGCGTAAGGCATGGAAGCAGTTTTATATAGACAGAGGACATGTTGATTGTGGTGCGGTTTCACTTGTATCTGACGGGTCAACAGGTGTTATGTTTAATGTTGCAGGTATGCAGCCTCTTATGCCGTATCTTCTTGGTAAGAAGCACCCTATGGGAACCAGACTCTGCAATGTTCAGGGATGTGTTCGTACCAATGATATTGATTCTGTAGGTGATAAGAGTCATGGTACATTCTTTGAAATGATGGGAAGCTGGTCACTTGGTGACTACTTTAAGAAGGAGCGTTGTCAGTGGAGCTTCGAACTTTTAACTCAGCTCTTTGGATTCGATGCAGATCATCTTGCTGCTACTGTTTTTGCAGGTGATGAGAATGCACCGAGGGATGAGGAAGGCGCTAAATATCGTATTGAATCAGGCTTTAAACCTGAGAATATTTTTTACCTTCCTGCTGAGGATAACTGGTGGGGACTTGAATATGGTCCCTGTGGTCCCGATAGTGAGATGTTCTATGTAAAGGATATTCCTGATTGCGGCCCTGATTGCGGTCCCGGATGTCATTGCGGAAAATATACAGAAATAGGTAATGATGTTTTCATGCAGTATGAGAAACATCATGACGGACATTTAACACCTCTTTCTCAGAAAAACGTTGATACAGGTTGGGGACTTGAGCGTATTCTTGCTTTCCTTAACGGAGTTGATGACGTTTATAAGATTGATCTGCATGCACCTGTTATTGCATACATTGAAAAAGAAAGCGGAATCAAATATGAGGCTGACGAAAAAACCACAAGATCAATGAGGATACTTGCTGATCATACACGTACTTCCGTTATGCTTATCGGAGATGAAGCTAAGCTTCTTCCTTCAAATACAGGAGCGGGATATATTTTAAGAAGACTTATTCGTCGTGCCGTAAGACATGCAAGAACACTTGGTCTTAACAAGGATCAGATTCTTGGCGTTGCGAAGATATATATAGATGAGTATGCTGAGAGCTATGAACATCTTGATAAGAATCGCAAGTTTGTTCTTACAGAACTTGAAAGAGAAATTACTCGTTTTGAATCAACTCTTGAAAACGGTATGAAAGAATTTAAGAAGATTCTTGATAAGACCGGTGCTGAAGGCAAGAAAGAAATAGAAGGAAAGGATGCATTTTTCCTTTACGATACTTTCGGCTTCCCTGTAGAACTTACTGTTGAACTTGCCGGTGAGGAAGGATTCACTGTTGATGAAAAGGGTTTTGCAGATTCTATGGAAGAGCAGAAGCAGAAGGCAAGAGATAACCAAAACTTCTCTGCAAACCTTAGTACAGGAGCAGGTGTATTTGATGGGCTTGATGAATCTGTTCAGGTGCAGTTCCTTGGTTATGATGCACTTGACTGCGATGGCAGTATTGTAGCTATGGCATCAGGTGATGCATTAACAGATGAACTTAAGGAAGGCGAGCAGGGCTCAATAATTACAAGCAAAACAACTTTCTATGGCACTATGGGCGGCCAGGTAGGTGACACAGGTGTTATTCTCGGAAAAGATGGTTCGAAATTTGAAGTTACAGAGACTGTTCATGTAGCAGGTGGAAGAACTGCGCATGTAGGAACTGTTGTAAGCGGCAGCTTTAAGAATTCTGATGAAGTTTCTCTTAAGGTTGATGCACAGGAAAGAGCAAAGACCTGCAGAAATCACTCAGCTACGCATCTTCTTCAGAAGGCTCTTCAAGAAGTTCTCGGAGACCATGTAGAGCAGGCAGGTTCTTATCAGGATACTGATAAGACAAGATTTGATTTTAGCCATCATCAGGCTATGACTCCTGATGAGATTCAAAAGGTTGAAGATCTTGTAAATAAGAAGATTGCTGAGGCCCTTCCTGTTGTTACGGAAGAGATGACAATGAAAGAAGCCAAAAAGACCGGAGCAATGGCTCTGTTTGGTGAGAAATATGGCGACAGAGTACGTGTTGTAAAGATGGGGGATTTCTCTATTGAGCTTTGCGGTGGTACTCATGTATCAAATACAAGCCATGTAGGCATGTTTAAGATTGTTTCGGAAAGCGGTGTTGCTGCCGGTGTGAGAAGAATAGAGGCTCTTACTGGTGATAATGCCAGAAATTATTACAAGAATGTAGAGGCTACTCTTAATGATGCAGCAAAACTTCTTAAAGCAAATACATCTGATGTTCTTACTCAGATAAAGAAGCTTCAGGAAGAGCTTAAAGCATTAAAGAGCGAAAATGAATCGCTTAAGAGCAAGGAAGCGCAGGCTGCTCTTGGGGATGTAATGGATAGCGTAAAGGATATTAAGGGCGTTAAACTTATTGCACAGAGTGTAAAGGGAGTTGACATGAACGGCCTTAGAGATCTTGGAGACCAGCTTAAGGGTAAACTTGGTGAAGGTGTTGTAGTTCTTGTTTCCGAACTTGACGGCAAAGTTAACCTTATGGCTATGGCAACCGAAGAAGCTATTTCAAAGGGTGCTCATGCAGGTAACCTTGTAAAAGCAATTGCCGGTAAAGTAGGTGGCGGCGGTGGTGGTCGCCCTAATATGGCACAGGCAGGTGGCAAGAATCCTGCAGGTATTCCTGATGCTATTGCTGAAACAGAAAAAGCACTTGAATTACAGATAAAATAA
- the rpsU gene encoding 30S ribosomal protein S21: protein MSTVIVKENETLDSALRRFKRSCAKAGIQQEIRKREHYEKPSVKRKKKSEAARKRKYN from the coding sequence ATGTCAACAGTTATTGTAAAAGAGAACGAAACTTTAGACAGCGCATTACGTCGCTTTAAGAGAAGCTGTGCTAAGGCTGGCATCCAGCAGGAGATTCGTAAAAGAGAACATTACGAGAAGCCAAGCGTAAAGCGTAAGAAAAAGTCTGAAGCAGCTAGAAAACGTAAATATAATTAA